In Cydia amplana chromosome 13, ilCydAmpl1.1, whole genome shotgun sequence, the genomic stretch GCCGCACTCGGGGCATATGAAGTCCGGCTTCCTGGCTGCTGTAGTGGATACAAGGTCTCCGGAAGGTTCCTTCTTGGCTGCACGTGCCGTGGGCTCTCTAGTGatgataatgaatgaatgaatgaaatcgtttatttcaggcaactagtggcccatacacaaataccttaaaactagcatacatattataaaaatataactaaatactaaaaaaccccgcagtgtcagggaaccggccgcggaaccgccgaaacttgacacccttcggccaaaactcctccttggtgaaggtcgctagatgttcagtcggaacggtcaccacaaacgaattaaaattcgcattgtgtcgagattccaacttcgcgaccctcaggatgaatccggtttttactttcacatactttacgatATCATCGACCTTCGTAAGGTAGTGTAGACGGGACACATACAGCAGCGTCGACGGTGTTGCAGGACGCAGCAAATGATTGGGTCCGGTCGGTGCGGTACCGCACTGGTTCTGACGAGCTGGTTTAATaataatgatgataatgatagtatgagtactgccggcctagccaaggttacaatcgctatcgcttcgacaacgaaacgatttgtgtctctttatcactcttccatattagtgcgacagtgacagttgcgtttcgatcgctacgaagcgtaagcgattggcgtcttggctacgcggcctgatgtcttagagtttgtgcggaaagagaattaagagtcgtggaatgtatggggaatgtatatgtcaccgtaaaattgtaaacactcgtcatattataatctcgctagttacattataaactgacgctagggagattataatctaacctaacctaacctacgttagattataaactaacgggttcacaatcttacggtgtcatatacattccacgactcatctcttttcgaacagactctagaAAGATGCATTTCGATAggtaactttcatatttttgtagaaattgaaatgttccattttcaaaataaaaatttgttttggtttctgaaatttccgagaatttttCCAACTTTTCAAAAACTTTCCGCAAATCGCACATCTGTAAGTATTGAAGTATTTATAGGCATAAAACAAAGATCCATATATTAATCGCATATGATGGAAAGtctaacggctcggccacgacgtTACGCGActggcggcggcggcagcgacaaccattggtgggaacgaaaggtccgatcgctgtgtctcgctccaacctatggttatcgctgccgccatcgcaagtcgctcaatatCGTGGCTGAGCCGTAAGAATCCGTGCTTCGAATTTGATGCCTACGCTAACGGAAACGGAATGGAAGGaacgaaaaaataataatgtgggATGCTTTTTCTCCTAATAGAACTGATTAGAAATACCATAAGAATCAAAGAATACAATTTATAAGGATTGTCAAATCTGCAAAAAAGTGTAATCTTACTACCTActtcaaatatttaaatatttgaagTCCCTGTCCCTTTCGGGTTTTCTTTTCGTTCGACAACCAATTTATGTTAATTGAACCTAAAAAATAACCCTAAATGGGTTAGCACTTAGCAGTAAACAATGAATATGCCATAAAACTTAGTGTTAGACAGATTTCTgtgtttgattattttattatgtatatgtaagtaattttatttatgtttctttcCTATTACGTAGGTAAGCTAACCTACCattatcataattttatttcaactgAACTATGgatttattcaatttatttttaagttactaaaaactacaataacaaaGCAAACTTAGTTCAAACGTATTTAATAATCAACATGTTACAACGAGTAACTCGAATGTAGATAAGTAATTAAAACTATTTACACATTTTAATGTAATCTAGGTGCTTAATTCTAATTAAGGAACCTAAGGTAACAAAGACAATCTCCTTTAACAACTATTAAAGCtagtttgtacagtcagcagcaatagttgctaagcaggcgaggtgttcaaaataatcttgacgggactttattgttaagagaataagagcgcgtcaagctaattttgaacacctcgcccgcttagcaactattgctgctgactgtatttgtACAATGTCAGTTTACTCGGGATAAAGAAACGGCAAAGAAAATCTGAGtctctgatgaaaatataactAATAAATACAGGTTGATTCGGAAACTAAGACAtacagttttaaaattaatattaattactcgttagtaactagtataaaaaatagttatatattatagttaCTAACTACATCTACTCTTTCATAAACAAAATACGAAACAAATAAAGTTTTTACAGCTTATGCGGTTTTATTTGACTTAGCGACCAAAAGGATAGATTGAAGTCAATAATATCGAAAGTATTCGAAACTATGGATGCCTATCTCAAAATTTCAATGTTTGATTTTAAAGAACTTATTTAAATTCACAATTGTAAGAATAACCGTTAAAATCGGAAGATATCGTTATAATGGTATcgaatataataataagcaaatcGTCGTAAGTAATTATGATATATCTACAATACCCCAATATACAAGAAACACAGCAGCCTTTACTAGAGAATATAGATATTCAGGGCTGAATTAAAAACAAGAACATGGTTTTAGTCTtgaaagatttaaaaaatatctaatattCCTAAAATGATTTATATCACTGtggaaatttaaaataactctACTCTCTGTGTTTGTGTTAAACATATAAGGTAAGGTAaatgtactggtgctcgacgcggcaTCTTGAAACATGTCATTGTCAATAGCGGTGTCAGCAGGGTGTCatttattgggcattagcatgtcgagcactagtacgtttaccttaatcaTTAATCAATCATATCATGCATACAGAGAATATAAATAAAGAATGCTTTGCACCAtactatagtttgtagctttcgaatagagcccgacggctaatcctattgtctattgttaagtaaaaccgcacgtgcaacttacctgcaaaaaagggtcttaattattctaCTTGGCACCTGAGCgtgggctagtccaacgctctaaaaaccagtgtaggtgcggtctcagataacgcgcctttgttacgcatctcgatgacacattttagactggttctgtagcgttcgactcgccggcactcagtaaccgaagaaCTGAAGTGCCGGCGAGTTGAACGGACCACACACatcctaacaaaatatttatccattagttcattttgaatcttattgcaatttccataggagttgtaattcaattacctgggtaaagtgaacgaacgattttttatgcaggtggttgtggcacgtggcacgagcggttttacttaacaatagacaataggattcgccgtcggggtctattagaaagctacaaactatacccaaAGAATAAAGTAATACTACCCCAAGCGGCCAAAAAATTTGTTAGTGCAGCCGTAGCCGCGTCGGTACCATCACCCacgctgttaactgacagttcgtaaaccttattacaaaaggcataaggtccaccgatggacagttaagagccaacaggagtggtcatttctccatacaaacgtactcgactgtttcctccgtgggttttaaagctagagcaatgattttttcaacacagattaatattatcaatatctgtgtcggaccgttttgctttttttgatatttttgttttttaaggcgctagagcccttcaaaaatggcctaattgactatgccgcaatgagaggcgtgctattcaaaactgacatcaattagtcgaaaaagcaaaacggtccgacacagataatgtcataattatttagatttgcaaatttggttacgattggttaagttttggaggaggaaacagtcgagtacgaaacctcgatttttgatatttttacgcaggatttttcgccttgtccttatcgcactagttttaggagccgcttccgttagggagacgggtatatttacctaaaatatttaaatcttagctcctgttggctcttaagagttGCTGTTTGAAGCAACTTTAGCTTTTATAAGTGTTTGTGATGTGGCATGCAAGAAATAACGATTCGTTTATTGAAGCCAATAAAATTATTCTTCAAGTGTGACTAGAAGATATCGCGTTGGCAAATAGTAACTGAAATAAAAGTAGAAACGCTTCTTATAGGTAaattctaagtgtaaggcctgagtggacgctcgaagcggagcgttcggcggggcgtgcagcgtggctgtgggctcacgcgtgatgtgagcagcgtgcactaaggccgctcctatacgcttgcgtttgtttaacatgcacgccgcacgccccgccccgctgcacgcccaactcgagcgtccactcaggccttacactaacgtacactgacattagAATGATATGGGcgcgccaatgaccttcgatcggAATCCCTgagttttctaatgtttttgtagcttatatgaacggcaacggctttaagcaatatagtattccatatttacttcaaagttcatagtcttcgagatatttggcatcaaagttgaacaattttaggccaaaaaactgggttttctggccataactttcgtgttaattgttttaaaattaaaaccctagaaacgtttttcgagacgtcaaagacgaattcaaatatgtagattttgtATATCTAAGATCCCTCATAGCAATCTAGttacgaaaaaagtgttttcttagacaatgtttaatttttttttttaaatgagtaTTCATTTCcttcaaaatccggtagacaaaaatggagataaaagattgaagaaccgagagccgtttgtcttataattctGTCTGTGGTgtaaaagtaggagatacgattcaaaaatcgatgaaaaccgcaggtagcctTAATCATGAAACATTGTTGGTATCAGTGTTGatcgaaacgttaatgcaattaaccaatattgaccattaaccattaCAAATTGACCCGTAAACTGTAACCGTCCGTTACGATTTACGGTTCAATTAGTGCcggtcacagacaatccaacctctagacatagcatagtcgcgctaccccctctgccacacatacggtagcgttactccatcttcgagtcaatcccgtgccgtgattggtccgtgtctttgaacggaccaatcacggcacgggattcgctcacctcgtccccccgcgcccccgtatttttggcagcatcggtttcatgaaagaattggcctatgctcagtctagaggttggattgtcagtggtgcCGGTTAATGGCCAATCGCAAtgaacgttcggccaacactggtcgGTATTCACCCGAAGGAAGCGTCCTCGACGTCAGGCCGCTGGCGCAGCACGCCGCCGAGGATGAACTCGGTGGACACgagcgcggcgccgcgccgccgcagcGCGCCCCACAGCGCGCGGTCCgccgcgcacgtcacgcacacccAGTTAGGCCCCGAGGCCTGCCACGCCCCGCCCGAGCACTCCACGATCACTGCCCAACCAAATACAcatccaggggtcggacaaaaagtgcggatgacgtaaaaatgacgtaatcttgcacacaggatgtttgagtttgtatttaaacttccgtgtgacatgtagtaacaaagtagtattaatgaagtaacaaaataatcgtaaataaatccatggaattaataatacaggtggtagggtgatgtagtgaataaaataaatttcacgaaacttgccacaatattcgagtaaagatgacattttagagcgttttcttatacattagtaaatataaattttagctaaatataatcgtgaatatacaatagctaaacaataacgaagtcaatttattgttcatctgattgacaatgtgtcagtcaaaaacgtacttactcatttcaagtggcgatatcgtttaataaagaggttgataaatgataagtgataattgtttatgaaaatcaaaaatactatttgaaatcatcctataagtggtttgacgtcatccgcactttttgtccgacccctgcacaTGACCCTTCCGCCTAGGGGTCGCAAACCCGGTTTCACCGAAATAGAAAAAACCGGAAAAGCCGGGTTTCTCAGCCAATTGCCGAAACCGGGTTTTAACTTTGATAGAACCGGCTTTTTCGAGTTTTTACACTTTTATATAcatagtttaattattttgatgagCAAACAATTACTTCAGAGTTTATATTTAGAACAAATagaacaatacaatacattatACCACAGATAATTTGAAATATAGGCGGattttcaaagtaaatttactgtcatctttcgacagaatattaaaacttttatatcgccatttgactttgatcgttattctttcactgatatgtgtttaATTTGTTATATATCATaaagtaacgccatctactcgagtatattatggtgcaatcttttcgagcgatagcGCCATAACCTCGTTTAGTATGTATCATCAGCGGTGTGTTTCCTGAAGGAGAAAATGTATGTGTACTCACCACCGTTGTCACGTAATATTTTGCTTAGGCATTCAGTTTTAGAATTGCTGACCATCACATCATCGTAATGGACATGTTTGTTAGAAACTTTATGATAGTCTTGGTAATAGATAAAGTAAATAGAAATGTGGAAGACTGAATATGAAAGCATTGATCCTAAAAATACTTGTTtattatacaaattatacataaactcgAAATCACCGAAAAAACGGGAAACCCGGTTTTGCAGCTTCACAAAAACCGAAAAAACCGGTTTTCTAAAATACGCACGGTTTTGTAACCCCTACTTCCGCCCAAAACCCCGTCACTTTCTTCGCGTTTAAGTTAACCTAACCTTGAATTAACCCCTAAAAGGGTTAACCCTTTGAATGCCCCCCTATCATACGCGGCGCGTCATGTTGGTGTAACTCACGTTTCATCTCCTGCGCGGAAGGCATCACGCTGGGCGTGGCCGACACGTGGTATCCCTCGAGGAAGTTCCTCCCGCCCTTAAGGGTCCTCTCTAGACTAAACTGGAACCGCCTCTCTGCTTGCGAGTCCTTTATTAGGTACAGCCATGGGTCTGGAGGGAAAGgattaatttagatataaatacTAATTTGAATGTTGAGGCTATTGGGGTCGATGTAGTTATAAATAAAGAGGGTCCCTTTTCTAATTTCTAATCGAtgtatgtatagtgctttttagggttccgtagccaaatggcaaaaaacggaacccttatagattcgtcatgtctgtctgtctgtctgtctgtctgtccgtctgtctgtccgtccgtatgtcacagccacttttctccgaaactataagaactatactgttgaaacttggtaagtagatgtattctgtgaaccgcattaagattttcacacaaaaatagaaaaaaaaacaataaatttttggggttcccgatacttcgaactgaaactcaaaaaattttttttcatcaaacccatacgtgtggggtatctatggataggtcttcaaaaatgatattgaggtttctaatatcatttttttctaaactgaatagtttgcgcgagagacacttccaaagtagtaaaatgtgtgtccccccccctgtaacttctaaaataagagaatgataaaactaaaaaaattatatgatgtacattaccatgtaaacttccaccgaaaattggtttgaacgagatctagtaagtagtttttttttatacgtcataaatcgcctaaatacggaacccttcatgggcgagtccgactcgcacttggccgctttttttagtaaTAATAAACCTAAAAGTAACCAATGTGTAATCTAAGATCCGCTTTCACCATCCTAAGCCAGCAATATTGTATGAAAACTCGTTGCCAGCGCATTTGAGTAAAACTCCCCCAATATATTGCATCGCAGGCTACTATCACATCGGCTTAGGCCAgcaatattaaatgaaaatccATTGCTAGCGATTGTCACTAAAACACCCGCAAATTTAATGACGCTCTGTCGGTATAGACCAGAAAAGTTGTATGAAAATCCATTGCCGGCGCTTCTCACTAACTAAACTGCCCATAAATGATGTTCCGCGGATTAAcatttgaaattgtaaattgaatCGTGTAAATTTGACATGTTCTCATTTATTGATATTCAACGTAATGTATaccatatttattgtatttagaacatgacgatcattaagagatactcgtacttagttattcccgtattttgttttgacatgaattgataaaattgttgacagaagattgattatttttaagacatttttaatttgtatctaataaataatatcatgttaatgttaatgacgatcataatataaattcatgtagattagtttagcataatttataatgtaatttcatattatgagaataaatatctaaatctaaatctaaaaaatctaaagtttttttttggttttcccGATATTTGAATAAAACTTACCAACTATAGTGTTGGTGTCGGCGCAGGCCTGCACCCACTCGGGGCCGACGATGGGCCTCCCGAGCCCCACCGCGCACAACAACTTGAACGTGCGCTTTATTTGAAGCGTCACCAGAACCGTGCACGACATCACGTCTGTGACTATTACTGCTCCTGAAAAAcggtaaaattatacataagggttgtattccacctgtccaatttctttgtcaaatgtgcattgcgtcaCACTCAATAAGGAatatattggacagatggattACCACCCTAAGTCACAGAGTGGAtcgaaatacattattttctgTTCTAAATTAAATTCTGCCAAAGCTCCCATCCAAAAGACTtaaaattttgaacacctgccTCTTTTGGCTTGtatcaaaatgtaaaatatgGTGTTAAAACTTAGACACAGTAAATTTGCCATGAgagacataaataaataatatttcaaaCAGAAATTCCTAGTCAGATCCGTCGGGAAAAGAagaaacaactttgtttttattttcgtcTAGGGAAATTGAACTTTTAAGATATTTGGAAACATGGCAGCAAACATTTTATAATTCTATAATAACACAAACAGCTTACCTAACTTCTCAAGTTTACTCCTCACATCATCATTAGAAAACGCCGTGAACAAAACATATTGCGTTTCAGCCCTAACCGGAGTGCTCTGTACAGACGTACTGGCTGAACATGTCGATGAACTCTTAGAAATTGGCAAAGACCTTGTTCGTTTAGGACTTGGCACTTCCAACTCATTCGTCGCTGGCCTTTTTAAATTCTTAGGCGACTCTGTACTGGACTCTGAGGATAAGTATACAGTACTGTTTTCATGTTTTGGTGTGATTTCTTTAGATTTTTGTCGTGAGCTTCTTCGTATCTCTGTTTCTGGGGTTTTGTCTTCGGACTTTGAtgtgtttttgttttctttagTGCTTCTAGTACTTCTAGTTTTTGAATCACTTCTGGTTTTAGAATCACTTCTCTTAGAATCgcttatatttttagaatcacTTCTAGTTTTTGAATCACTTCTGTTATTAGAATTACTTCTGGTTTTAGAATCGCTTCTAGATTTAGAATGATTCCTAGAATGAGAATCTTTTCTTGAATTAGATTCACTTCTTGATGTGGATTTCTTTTCCTCTTTGCTCTTCTGTTCTTTGCCCTTTGATTTCTCGTCTTTACTgttatgtttgttatttcttgtACTTCGTGTACTCCTAACTGTTTTATCATCAGAGTCTTTATGATCGTCAGTTTTTGATTTAGTTTCCTCGGATTTCTTTGTTTTAGATCGACTACTTCTACCCTTACTGTCACTTACAGACTCTTCAATTGGTTTGtcctttttcttattttcattCCGCGAATGAGGCCTTTTTGTGGGCTCGTCTAATCTTTTAGACTGCTCACCTTCTTTCTCTTTCTTTTTGACTGTTTTGCTTTTTAAACGTGATATATTTTCGCTTACAATATCTGCATCAATATTATCATCACTATCAGCCATCTTGAGAGATTCTCGTACTTTAAGAGTAGGTTTACGAACTCTCGTCATAACTCTAGAAGGTAGTTCTTCGAGCTTTTTAGAGAGATCTCGTTTGGCATGTACTCTTGGTTTCCGCTTCTTAATGTGGGTGATTCCAGAGTCCTGATCAGACACCTCCTCCGTCTCAGTGTCACTGGAAGATTCTGTAATAGAATTATGTTTTAAAGTTACACTAGTTTTTATTTCTTGGCTATCCGGAAGAtcaatattcattattttaagaGTTTGGGGTGTTTTAAGTACAGCATTTGAAGTTGATTTTTCATTGgtaattttattaagtttagAATCACTACCTCCACTCTCTGATTTCTTTATTGGCGACATATCACTTTCTATGTGTCTAAATCTATCACCCATTTCGTAACCTTCTACGGAACATGGTactaattcatcatcatcaccttTTTCTTTCTGGTTTGACGAATTTTCTTTGATAGAATCTGTTGATGGTTCTCTTTGAGTACAGAGATCATTCAATAAATCTTGCGTGGCTGCATAATAGTTgggatcgtcatcatcatcaacattTATTACAACTTTTGGAGTTGACGCTTTCGTGGGAGTCTTCTTAGCTTTTAAAGGAGTTCGGAAAGGTACTTTAAAAGGACTAATCATTTCTTCAGAATAAACCTCTTCATTTGGTTTATCAATTTCTCCTTCATCAGTTAAAATTTGAGTTGGCAATTCTTCGAAATTTTCTTCCTTAGAGTCATCTGTAATTATTTGTGTGGGCAACTCTTCAAAACTGATTCCTTTACTGAGGCCATCAGTTTGGTCTACACTGTCTACAGTTTTATTTATCTCAGCTTCTATTACGTCTTCCCCAATAATTTGTGTAGCCATATCTTCAAAATCTATTTCCGGGCTCGCGCTAGCGTTTGCTACTTTGGCGTCATTTTTGACTAATTCATCTTCATCTTCACAATCGGTTAagttatcatcatcattattcacAATTTTTTGAGTAGGCAGCATCTCTATATCCTCAACATTTTTTTGAATTGGCAGAACACCAATATCACTATTTATTTTCTCAGTTTTCGAGTCAACTATAATCTTTTGGGTTGGTAACATGTCAATATCAGTTGATAATTTTTGATTTGGTAAGATATCCATATCTTCACAATCAGTTGAACTGCCGGACTCTCGTCTGATTTTATTCAAGCTTACTTCAATCTTTTCTATCCTCTCTATTGGTGGGGAAACTTTGCCAGACAGCATAATCGGCTGCGACTCAAAATCGTCATGGAATGATTGTGAATTCAGTTCTTCAAACGCAATTTCTTCATCAGAGTCATCCTTAATTTTAGTTGATTCATCAACACTTTTATTAATATTCTCAGATTTCTTTGGTTCAACCAAAACTGGTTCCTTTTCTACAACAAACGCTTGCGTTTCTGCATTAAATATATTGTCCAAACTATTCTCATTTTCTTTATTTGCTAAGAACAGATCAATTTGTAAATTTTCCTGGTCATCTAATTTGCGTACTTCAGGTAATTTATCTGTGATTGGAGCTTGCGTGTCACAATTATGTATAGTGTCAGGTACATTTTGTGTGTCCAGAGCGTGAATGTCAGGCGCTTGCTGCGTGTCTTGCACATGAATATCTAAGACAGGTGGCTGCGTTTCCATACAATGTACGGAAGGCGAAGCTACTTGCGTATTAGCAGTATAAATAGAATCTGTACTATCATTAGCTTTAAAAGGCTGCTGGGTTTCCATTTCATGGATATTATCATTGCTTTCTTCaacaattttatttgatttgtttgaaaCAGATGAGTCATTGAAAGAACTTCCTGAATCATCTAATTGGAAGTTAAATGAGTCTGATTTCCTAGCAGAGGCCCAGTAAGCATTGTCTATTGTTTTGCTGCCCATTGGTTGTATAGCAACAGTTTTGTTGGAAGGTTTTATAAATTTGTTCATGGGGCTCTTGAATTCTGACGATTTTTTAGGTTGTGATGGCATTATAAAGGAGTCATCCTGAAAACAAGAAAAGCGGaacttattttatacaaaatagcGCAAACCCTccataaacataaacatatacaaaaaacatacattacatatgaacattaatcgttaaaaaaaacaagtgcagtgatatacacgcatcagctttcagctgctagtgtattaaacaatataataatatatagcgCTTTTTAGGCGTTTTATAAAAACTAATACCATGCTGACCATCTCAAAGGCACAGGCCTTGTTTTAGGATTTTTCAAGTGATTAGCCATTATTCAGTCGCCAACAGATATATTCGAGCGGCCAAGGTTTTCACACAATCTGAACacacactctaacgccttgacaatagaggcatgttcagatatttgttagcaccttggccgctccgatatatctgatagcgactgtacacaATTTGAGAATTGTAGCATTTTTCTTGTTGTAAAAATTAGTGAATCGGGTGTT encodes the following:
- the LOC134653678 gene encoding uncharacterized protein LOC134653678, which translates into the protein MEIECTQKLECTQELNNTQIERTDPEQIGFLGIQGATYPIKRGPNKIGRDPQACRIYLNLNSISRQHAVINVLSLSDIMLMDLDSSNKTKVQGKTLQPYIPYPLKNGDMVQFGAIFGVFRLLEDDNDLPMTQAIDLPCTPAPVPKQMSRLGAPVLVPESPEVSDMDDSFIMPSQPKKSSEFKSPMNKFIKPSNKTVAIQPMGSKTIDNAYWASARKSDSFNFQLDDSGSSFNDSSVSNKSNKIVEESNDNIHEMETQQPFKANDSTDSIYTANTQVASPSVHCMETQPPVLDIHVQDTQQAPDIHALDTQNVPDTIHNCDTQAPITDKLPEVRKLDDQENLQIDLFLANKENENSLDNIFNAETQAFVVEKEPVLVEPKKSENINKSVDESTKIKDDSDEEIAFEELNSQSFHDDFESQPIMLSGKVSPPIERIEKIEVSLNKIRRESGSSTDCEDMDILPNQKLSTDIDMLPTQKIIVDSKTEKINSDIGVLPIQKNVEDIEMLPTQKIVNNDDDNLTDCEDEDELVKNDAKVANASASPEIDFEDMATQIIGEDVIEAEINKTVDSVDQTDGLSKGISFEELPTQIITDDSKEENFEELPTQILTDEGEIDKPNEEVYSEEMISPFKVPFRTPLKAKKTPTKASTPKVVINVDDDDDPNYYAATQDLLNDLCTQREPSTDSIKENSSNQKEKGDDDELVPCSVEGYEMGDRFRHIESDMSPIKKSESGESSSDTETEEVSDQDSGITHIKKRKPRVHAKRDLSKKLEELPSRVMTRVRKPTLKVRESLKMADSDDNIDADIVSENISRLKSKTVKKKEKEGEQSKRLDEPTKRPHSRNENKKKDKPIEESVSDSKGRSSRSKTKKSEETKSKTDDHKDSDDKTVRSTRSTRNNKHNSKDEKSKGKEQKSKEEKKSTSRSESNSRKDSHSRNHSKSRSDSKTRSNSNNRSDSKTRSDSKNISDSKRSDSKTRSDSKTRSTRSTKENKNTSKSEDKTPETEIRRSSRQKSKEITPKHENSTVYLSSESSTESPKNLKRPATNELEVPSPKRTRSLPISKSSSTCSASTSVQSTPVRAETQYVLFTAFSNDDVRSKLEKLGAVIVTDVMSCTVLVTLQIKRTFKLLCAVGLGRPIVGPEWVQACADTNTIVDPWLYLIKDSQAERRFQFSLERTLKGGRNFLEGYHVSATPSVMPSAQEMKLIVECSGGAWQASGPNWVCVTCAADRALWGALRRRGAALVSTEFILGGVLRQRPDVEDASFGEPTARAAKKEPSGDLVSTTAARKPDFICPECGRRCLSRIGLTSHARSHTKT